In one Molothrus aeneus isolate 106 chromosome 8, BPBGC_Maene_1.0, whole genome shotgun sequence genomic region, the following are encoded:
- the HPS6 gene encoding BLOC-2 complex member HPS6 yields MKLRQVSDLSDFSRGHWLRELLCRGEEPSHVQSSPDGQHVLLLQKSRAPALPRVVAFQRHSIAGADLERSWQPPQPAPVGLLFLQSPVVPDSWVLAVVWEHGRTEVWHFVVAVGWQLLQTLELCQGARARVVSVCSQGASLVWCEERPPLGAHSDVSKCAFRFCVCARALELGEQGVRLGTARIVLHNSPEYQVLASPQHVFLVPAAAGFATTSKFLLIWHPEKAEFTITAPSAGFIHSKVLRSSSESDFKKLLLGSVGLLSGFAPLDIHTSTVSNSGGLLLVSTKGSVSIVEPDGTQRHIFDLEGGPLAQGSPVQLKTFGSILACVLAGVLYLVDQNSGRLVEKEVLSMKEVHFLESQGEEDSIQLLSQSGIYSFSFSKPEDNSRPEPCLVEMVFEEACRYYQRRSLSSSKLTVEKLKKGGTFQAPVVLAAILQHSLHQKQKPARSLQDSYAKLLSTVSLELQSYMSLELLKTCVVCAPESEVESYCKELVEQEVSRILQSDMDKDNLAYLNSVFASFPKAAWKATRSCLQLQQNGDGLLVARATPEVWKKVLCQPQLEEVGQNGMVPLFELICASFLRFKPQWLPSFVELTQQYVSSSWSYGSKEGPEGRVPLYKRALGVLARKNKHGEADEEMELELLLCSKRPKAVLQALHLLIHLKQWQRVVEVAEKFSKLSPLLNKEIFITLLAEFAQHRELDPYLDRLWPLCPAELTTSDILTTVLQHLPHSQEDPVPFSTEGNQLTVGLLKPLLQRVVQRPSVQDEMYSDALQSSTFPPPTPPREHKIPSKAAADDILQPSVARTSSPSALLQDDTV; encoded by the coding sequence ATGAAGCTGCGGCAGGTCTCCGACTTGAGTGACTTCAGCCGAGGCCACTGGCTGCGGGAGTTGCTGTGCCGCGGAGAAGAGCCCAGCCACGTCCAGTCCAGCCCCGACGGGCAGcatgtcctgctcctgcagaagaGCCGGGCGCCCGCCCTGCCGCGGGTGGTGGCCTTCCAGCGCCACAGCATCGCTGGAGCCGacctggagaggagctggcagccgccccagccagcccctgtgGGACTGCTCTTCCTGCAGAGTCCTGTGGTACCGGACTCGTGGGTGCTGGCCGTGGTGTGGGAACACGGCCGGACCGAGGTGTGGCACTTTGTGGTGGCCgtgggctggcagctgctgcagacgctggagctgtgccagggtgccCGGGCACGAGTGGTGTCCGTGTGCAGCCAGGGAGCCAGCCTGGTGTGGTGTGAGGAGAGGCCGCCGCTGGGCGCTCACTCGGACGTGAGCAAGTGCGCCTTCAGGTTCTGTGTCTGTGCCCGTGCTCTGGAACTGGGGGAGCAAGGCGTGCGGCTGGGCACTGCGAGGATAGTCCTGCACAACAGCCCCGAGTACCAGGTCCTGGCCTCTCCCCAGCATGTCTTCctagtgcctgctgctgccggCTTTGCCACCACTTCCAAATTCCTCCTCATCTGGCATCCAGAGAAGGCAGAGTTCACCATCACAGCCCCCTCTGCAGGCTTCATCCACAGCAAGGTGCTGCGCTCCAGCAGTGAGTCAGACTTCAAGAAGCTCCTACTGGGTTCTGTGGGTCTTCTCTCAGGTTTTGCCCCTCTGGACATTCACACCTCCACTGTGTCCAACAGTGGGGGTCTGCTGCTGGTGAGCACAAAGGGTTCTGTGAGTATCGTGGAGCCAGATGGGACACAGAGGCATATCTTTGACCTGGAGGGTGGCCCTCTGGCCCAAGGGAGTCCTGTCCAGCTGAAGACTTTTGGCAGCATCTTGGCCTGTGTGCTGGCTGGAGTACTGTACCTTGTCGACCAGAACAGTGGGAGGCTTGTAGAAAAGGAAGTCCTGAGCATGAAAGAAGTGCATTTCCTGGAGTCCCAGGGAGAGGAGGACAGTATCCAGCTCCTCAGTCAGAGTGGCATCTACAGCTTTAGCTTTTCCAAACCTGAGGACAACAGCAGGCCTGAGCCATGCCTGGTGGAGATGGTGTTTGAGGAGGCCTGCAGATATTATCAGAGGAGGAgcctcagcagctccaagcTGACGGTGGAGAAGTTGAAGAAAGGTGGTACGTTCCAGGCTCCTGTGGTCCTCGCTgccatcctgcagcacagcctccaCCAGAAGCAGAAGCCAGCCCGAAGCCTACAAGACTCTTACGCCAAGCTGTTGAGCACAgtgagcctggagctgcagagctacATGAGCCTGGAGCTCCTCAAGACTTGTGTGGTGTGTGCCCCAGAGAGTGAGGTGGAAAGCTACTGCAAGGAGCTGGTGGAGCAGGAGGTCAGCCGCATTCTGCAGTCTGACATGGACAAAGACAACTTGGCCTACCTGAACTCTGTTTTTGCCTCCTTCCCCAAGGCTGCCTGGAAGGCCacaaggagctgcctgcagctgcagcagaatgGGGATGGCCTCTTGGTAGCCAGGGCCACCCCAGAAGTATGGAAGAAGGTCCTGTGTCAGccgcagctggaggaggtgggTCAGAATGGGATGGTCCCACTCTTTGAGCTTATTTGTGCCTCCTTCCTGAGGTTCAAACCCCAGTGGCTGCCCAGCTTTGTGGAGCTGACCCAGCAGTACGTTAGCAGCTCTTGGTCATACGGCAGCAAGGAGGGCCCAGAGGGCCGGGTGCCGCTGTACAAGAGAGCACTGGGAGTGCTGGCCCGAAAGAACAAACACGGCGAGGCAGATGAGGAGATGGAGCTGgaactgctgctctgcagcaagaGACCTAAGGCTGTTCTGCAAGCTCTGCACCTTCTCATCCATCTGAAGCAGTGGCAGCGGGTGGTGGAGGTGGCAGAGAAGTTCTCCAAACTCAGCCCCTTGCTTAACAAGGAGATATTCATCACACTGCTGGCTGAGTTTGCCCAGCACCGGGAGCTGGACCCTTACCTGGACAGGCTGTGGCCGCTGTGCCCTGCTGAGCTCACCACCTCAGACATCCTCACCACggtcctgcagcacctccctcATTCCCAGGAGGACCCAGTGCCCTTCTCCACCGAGGGGAACCAGCTGACTGTGGGCTTGCTTAAGCCACTGCTGCAAAGGGTTGTGCAGCGTCCCAGTGTCCAGGACGAGATGTACTCAgatgccctgcagagcagcaccttcccccctcccaccccaccccgAGAGcacaaaatcccctcaaaagcAGCGGCTGATGATATTCTTCAGCCATCTGTGGCAAGGACTTCCTCACCCTCAGCACTGCTACAGGATGACACTGTGTGA